A region of the Cryptococcus neoformans var. neoformans B-3501A chromosome 6, whole genome shotgun sequence genome:
GCACTTTCATTTTCGCCTAGGAAGCGTAACATGGCATCTCCTGCTGCACCTTCCATCCCGACTCGGGTGATGAGCTCTTTACAGATCATGAGTACATCTTCCATTGCGCCCAGCCGGATTTCCTCAGACACCCCAGTCCGAGTTTTACggtcatcttctcccaattTTGAGTATGCCATGCTCAGACCGCGAAGAACTTCCTCTGATACTTCAAGAGTGAGACCGATGAGTTCGTCATGTGCGCGAATCATACCGAGCATCAATTTGACTGCAAGCACAACGTCCTTCTGACCACCGGCTTTAGTCTGATTGATCAACTCGGGCAGCACGTCAATTCGCCAAATTTCGATACTGTCCGGTGACTCGTTGAAGACGTTGGAAATGATCTGAGAGATGACGGGCGAATGGATAGGGTGGGCGAGGATAGCATCAATGATGGCAGGTACCCGGACCGCGGCGGgatgggaggtggagagtTCAAGTAATTTTTGAAGTGGGATCAAGCTTGAGGCAGAGACACCTGGCATGGGTTCAAGAGTGACACAGCGTTGAATGTGGAGGGCGGTTTCGATAACTgggaggatttggaggtTGACAGGCGATGTGGTGAGgcgggagatgaggagagggaggatttgagggaagagagcgGGGGGAggggtggtggaagggaGTTTAGCTTCTTTGGGCATGTCGGGAGTAGGGGATGGGCGGGGAATGGCAGTGGAATGGAGAAGAATTGATTAGTAGGGGAGACCAAGGATAGCACACTCTTGGTGGACCAAAATGAACAAATGTAGCGGCATAAATGTCAACTCGATCAACAACCGAGTTCGTCACCACTTTCTTCGGATCCGCTTTTACGCTTCGTGGCGGAAGCAGATCTGTCGGTACTACGAAGAAGCACAACTCGAAGCAGCAGACACATGGTATGAAGCCTGTGGTACGGCTGTTCTTACTCGATTCACAATGCAGGCAAGTACGGAAGGTAAGGCATGGAATATGACTCTGATCAGACTGTACAAAATCTCAAAAGATGATCGAACATGACCACCGCCTATTGCAGCTCCATGGAACAGACTGATTCAAATGGACAAATGTATGCGACGACGGCAAATCCATAGTTAGTaacggaagaggaaggagcgTTCGATACGGCCATGTTCAATACCCGACGTTCGGTTTCGGTATGAACATTCGTATGCGCATTTCCACTTAAATGCCTTAGAATCACACTTCTGCAACTGCACCGGCACAACAAGACGAAAGAAACTGAAATCCTCAAAGACGCAGCAAAGGACCAAATCGCATCCCGCTAGATAAAACCCTAAATTCCAACAACAATTTAGTAGTTGGCGGCCTTCTTGGCGGCGATAGCCAACCAGGAAGAGTGCTCGTCGTAAGGAGTAAGACCAGGAGCGATAACGTTCCAGAGGTCGGGGGACTGGAACTGGTAGGTCTTGGCGAGGGCAGCCATGGTAGCCTTCAAGAAGTTACCCTGGGTGGCAGTGCAACCCTTAGACTGGGCTATGGGATCGTTAGCGAAAAGTACAGGCTGGGAGAGGGATACAACGCACTGTAACAGTCCTGGATACCAGCCATCTGGAGCATTCGCTTGGAAGCAGGGGCGGCAACGATACCGGTACCTCGGGCTAACAAAAATGTCAGCCAATTTACCAAGGGCATCGAGCTCATAGACGAGTACGTACGGGCAGGGATCAATCGGCACATAACGGAACCGCTCTTGCCAGAGACCTTGCAGGGAACGGTGTGAGGCTCAGCAATGTGAGAACCCCAGTAACCCCTTCGGACGGGAACGATGGAGAGCTTGGCAGAAATGATGGCACCTCGGATGGCGGTAGCAACCTCCTTGGCGCACTTGATACCGAGACCAACGTGACCGTCAAAGTCACCAACGGCAACGAAAGCCTTGAACCTGGTCCTCTGACCGGCAGAAGTCTGCTTCTGGACGGGCATGATCTTCATAACCTCGTCCTTGAGggcaggaaggaaaaggtcaaTGATCTGGAACTCCTTgacggggagagagaagaggtagaTCTCCTCCATGGACTTGATCTTGCCGTCCTTCACCAATCGACCGAGCTTGGTAACGGGGACCCTACGTTTCGTTTTAgcccttccatccctttgGCTCATCCATCCAAATGACGCGTTGCAACTGACCattccttgtcctcctccttcttacCGCCTCGTCGGGGACCCCTCCTGCCTCGGCCACCGGCACCGCCACGACCACGTCCGAAACCACCTCGCTCAGCCATTTTGATGTATGTGTTTTTGGGGGTAAGTTGGGTTAAAGCGCAAAGGCGAGAGAGTCTTGAAGgatagaggaagaaatCTCAATTTTCCGTTTGGCCGACCAAGTTGCATTCCTGCCCGCGACCAAGGTCTCGGTGATTCGCGGAGTTTCGTGGCGGATAATGTGGCAGCACATTCATTTAATTCCGCAGCCCATTTAGGGGATTATATCGATTAGCCCAGGGCCAGGCACATCAGGCCCGTGGTGACCCTTATCGTGCACGCCGCCGTCGCTGTGGCTTGCGGCTGTGTGGATTGGAATTTCTCCCATCAACGATCGCCCATCAAAACGTGTGCGCTACAAGCAATGTTCTCGCTGCAGCCGCTACCACGTTATTACGAGCATCAATTATATACACAACGCACGGCGACGCCGCCGTATGCATCTCGCTCACGTCTGTGCGTGACTTTTGCTTCCGTCGTATAATAATAACCGCCCACGACTCCCTccaccctcctctccgTCTCCGGCTCTTGATCCCATATTGCTTCCCGTAATACCCCGCTTGGCAAATCACCCTGTCAGTCACCACATTGGCTTTCCTAACCCCACCCTACCTACCCCGTCGtttccatcatcccctcCTGCTTCCTCGCCGCCTTTCGCATCGGCCTTCGTTGCCCACTCCTCGCCGTTCGTCATCTCGTCCGCAACGCTGCACCACACGCCGCGCGCATCGCCGTCTGCCGGATCTTCGATCTCTGATGATTTTGGTCTCTGATCTTTGATCAGTTCTTTATTACCACCCGaagcttcttttctttctttggGAACTCGCCACCTTCCAGCTCCTTTCAGCTCTTTCTgctcctttctcttctttttttttcgcaCATAGCGCAAGTCCACTTCACTTGCAGATCCGCACTTCACAAGTGAAAGTGAACCATATAAAAAAACCCACGACCTAAATTTCCATTTTTCTCACCAAGGGGGCCTACGACGCCTTTTCCCACCTTCATTCTCTCGCATCTACATACTCCCCGGATTCACTCGCCCCGGAGCAACGGTAACTCAAATTCCCGTTACGTGAATCTTTAAATTGTCGAGAGGAACTGGCGTACGGTTATAGAGGGTATTGCTTCTAGCTTTTCGCGTCGACGTCGAGGTTTTAATTCAGCACTCTGCATCGCTTTGCATTTTCTAGTACTCTTCTATATATAGTTGATACCAGCATTCTAGGTATACTAGTATATACAGGCTATAATCATGTCTTCAAGTCCCAACAACCGTGCAGTGAGTTATTTTCTGTATCATCGACTTACTCCATTCACTTGTGGATAGAGCTGACGTGAAAGCAATTGTGTCCAGATTAGGAGAAAGCTCGTCATCGTTGGGGACGGCGCAGCAGGAAAGACCTCGTTGCTCAACGTGTTTGCAGTCGGTCACTTCTCAGAGAGCTATGTAGGTATTCAcccatccccttccaaCTCCAAAAGCTGTGCTGATGATAAGCAATCCGACAAAAATAGGAACCAACAGTGTTTGACAACTATGTGACGGAGATTGAACTCGACGGAAAGCCTGTTCAACTGGCTTTGTGGGACACTGCGTGGGTTCATCTTGCTATGTTACCAATTTCGAGACTGACGTGGTATCGTACAGCGGTCAAGAAGAGTATGAAAGACTACGACCCCTTTCTTATTCCAAAGCGCACGTAATTCTCATCGCCTTTGCGGTAGATACACCTGACTCACTGGAGAATGTCACCCAAAAAGTGAGTCCTGCCACTTGTGTTTTCCGTATACCATGCAATGTAAAGCTGAAAATCTTGAATACTAGTGGATAGAGGAAGTTAGGTCTATCTGTGGCAAAGCTATCCCTGTCATTCTTGTGGCATGCAAGGCCGATCTCCGTGACAAGGCTGTTGCGAATGGCACTTACTCTCCCGAACGATTCACAGATCATGCTACTGTAAGTCTTcctccactcttcctccttccctttcattcCCAATTCCCTTTTGACTTTCAACCCGTCAAATCTCATAGAAAGCCGCTGATATGGTTTATTCCATCTTCATAGGGCCAAAGAATAGCAGACTCCATCGGCGCAAAGGGATACTTTGAAACTTCAGCTTTGCAAAACCGAAATGTCGATGCCGTATTTGAAGCTGCTACGCGAGCAGCAGTCTTAGTCAGGGATGCGGGGCATGGCGGGGTGGGTGCCCCGAATGGGAGCTTTGATGCGGGAGGACGGAAAGATtgggggagggagaaggaggagaaaaaattTGGGTGTTGTGTCATTGCTTAAAGGCATCATCTAAGCATCATGGCTTTCAGTGCGTTTCGTGCGTCACTGAAGGCGAGACAAGACGCAGGACAGTCGGTGTCCATGGACACAataagagaaggaagaggggaaaaAAATGATCAAACCAAGTTCCGTTCTACGATTCCTTTCTGCTCTCAAAAGATCATTCCATCAAACTGTATTCCCAAAACATTAATCATTCATTTATAATAATACACCAAGTTTCCTTTATCCACCTACCACCACCTATCACCTTCAACCTTCCATGAGTCAACGATCGAAAAATATATTCCCTGCATCACAAAGTACTTCAACGTACACCTCCATATattcatcttccctccctcctccccccccccccccaacCGGTCTGCGCTTAGTACAAGACAAAAGGAAGGCTATGCTTCTCACACAAAGAACGATTGCAGAGTAACACGACATGTGAAAGCATAGGGAGGAAAGTTTAGGACTTGCCTTTTCCCCGTTGCATTATGAGTTCCCGAAAGTCTCTCTTCATAATAGATGGTATGATACGTATATGGCATGAACGAATGTAGATGATTCCAAAATTTGAGGATTGCTTAGACGCTCTGGTCTTATTACTGAGCTTAGTGGACACTGTGTATTGATACCATGCATCATCAAAGCAGCAAGCATAAGCACTAAAACCAGGCGCCGAGCGTAATGCAGCTCATTGGGGATATGGAGTTAGAGAGAGGAATGCCAAGTCAATCATCGGTTACTTGGTGTCGCTCAAagccaagaaaaagaagaaaaagtaTGTAAAACAAGAAGCACGTCAGTCGCCAATTTATTAAGCTCGACAGATTACAGGATATACCGTACCCATTACCCCAATCCATTACAGACTATCCACAGACATACAAAATATGAACCATACTTCTCTCAATGGCggatgatggtggaaaGTTTTGGCACCTTTGCCCTTCAAAAGGCAACAACGTTAGAAAGCAGCAGTTCGTCCTTCCCCCCGAATAGAGAGGCGGTGAATTATTTTATTATTCAGGGCGTCGGCTATGTCCGGGAGCTCTTGAATGACGTCGGTCACCATACTTACCTTCTGTAACTAAAGGAACGGTAAGTACATGCCAGCAACAACACCAAACTTGTATTATACGTGCAACGAGAGACGAACGAAGCGCACCGGAAAGATTTTCATAAACAGCTCCAATGTTAGGCTCCCACATCGCACTGGTAAACATTTATCAAATGGCCGCTGGGTACGATCGGAATACGTCGAGGTCTCCTAGGCTGATTGAGACGTATTTGACGATTTTTGTATTGGTTGTCGGACGCGTCTTATTAAACAATCCGtttcaacaacaagacTCATAGTGACGATATGTACTAACACGAAAAGGTGTACCGAAAACGGATACTTTACGTAAGACATGATGCTCTTTAACTTAACCCTCATTTATCGACGCGACGCGACTCTGCTTATGTTCGTTTTTGCCCGCTTCTCGTCCGTTTATTGAAGCTGTCTATTTTGACTCTTGTTCTGTTCATTGGCATCTCCTCTATAATATTAATCTTATCTACATCAGGAGAGTCCAAATATGTCGAAGGACGCTTTGAAGACTCTGCTGGAATGTCGTGCGAAGGGTGGCCGACTTTCACTTTGGAAGGTGCGTGCACGCGTTCGCGTTGAGCAACAGAAAATAGACGCGTACTGATTTGGTCTGCTCGCAACGTCTTTGCCACATTGAACAGCCCGAAGAAACGAAGATTTACGACTCCGTCACAGACGAACAGTATCGCTCCATTGTTGGCTCGCGTAACGATCAAGACGACTTTATCGAGGATGACGACGGTGGTGATTATGTCGACCACGGGTTGGAAGACTGGGATGGTGCGGAGagagatgacgaggaaagtgaagatgaagatgattttgaaggggaggacgaggagctGAGGAAAGGTAAATGATGCTAATGCGTGCTCCTAATGACTTCCAGCTGACGCGTCAATGCAGCGCGAAAATTGAAAAGAGCTAAGgccaaagccaaagcaCTCGCCAGTTCTGGTAAAGCTCCCAAATCATTaaaacccaaacccaaagcGAGCTACTCTGACTATTCCCGACGCTCTACATCATCAACCTATCGTGCTGCTGCCATCCCCAGCGCGATACAAGAGGACGATTTTATGGCCAATCTCTTGTCCTCAGTGACAGCCGCTTCAAATGAGACGGCTAGCCGCAAACGGAAGTCTTCTCCAGAGATCCCGTCCTCCGATGGTTACCAAGCTCCCAGTTCCGATAGCTCGTTCTTTTCATCGAGGAAGAGGTACGGAGGGGATAGCGATGACGAGCCTGTATGGGACGCGAAGCGCGGCGTGATGGGCAAGAAGCCTCGGGTTTCAGATGCTACTATCACCCCGAGAGGGATGAGTCGTGACAGGGATCAAGAAAACGAATATTCATTCGACGATACTATGGATGTTGAGGATGTAGCTGTCAAACCCGAGCTTGTAGAcagtgaggaagaagaggagattcAAGTGCGCAAAACCAGACCTCTCACAGCAACCAACAAACTCAATGGTGCGGCCGGTGCTAAGCGCAAAGTTATCAACTCAACGTCTGTCAAGAACGTAATCAAGCGGGAGCCCTCACCTGTCCTTGCCATCGCTCCAGAAGCCGCGCCAGAAATAGAAGAAATACAATCTGTCAAGCCTCGTACCAATGGCAAACCCAAAGTCAAAGCAAACGCCAAACATTGGTCCGCCATTCAAGAATCCCTTGcggcatcttcctccaatcAAACATCTGAGCTTGATACCGTCAGCGCCCCTGTTGGTTCAACAAAGCCCGAGAATGtaatggagaaggatggttCATTGAGATTCTTCTGGCTTGACCACTTGGAGCAAGATGGAATCGTTCATCTCGTGGGTAAAGTGCTTGACAAGCAAACGGGAAAGTATGTCAGCGCTTGTGTCTCGGTGACGGGAATTGAGCGGTGTCTCTATGTCAAGCCTCGTGCCAAACGATTTGGTACGTTCTTTATGTTAAAATCAGAACTTTCATCTGACTATTTATAGCTCGTGGATTTGAAACCGATCTCGACGtgtcggaagaagacgttTTAGACGAGTTCGAAAACTTCCGTTCTCAAGTAGGTATCGATCAGTACCGTTGCAAGTTTGTCAAGCGCAAATATGCATTTGAGGACAAGGATGtggaaaaaggagaaagcgATTGGTTAGAGGTTGTCTATGGTTTTGACCGTGAGTCTTGCGTTCGGGTTTACCGACTGGTGCTGAACAAAATAGAACCTGCTATCCCTATGGACTCGAATGGTGCTACTTTCAGTCATATCTTTGGCACAAACACCACTCCTTTCGAGTTGTTCGTCGTTAATCAGAAGATTATGGGTCCTTCATGGCTTGAAATCAAAGATATCGCTCCTGTTGAGAAGGCTGTATGTCTTATGTTTTGCGACATTGAGTAAGTGCTAACTATTTGCAGTCATCATGGTGCAAGCTTGAGTTCTATGTGACCGATCCCTCAGAAGTCAACCCGTTCTCCGAAACCGACCCTTCCGCACCTAAAGACACGCCCCCTTTTACTATCATGTCCATTTCCCTTCGCACCATCGTTAACCACCGCGAGAACAAGACCGAGATTCTG
Encoded here:
- a CDS encoding 40S ribosomal protein S2 (Match to ESTs gb|CF193927.1|CF193927, gb|CF192171.1|CF192171, gb|CF191971.1|CF191971; HMMPfam hit to Ribosomal_S5, Ribosomal protein S5, N-terminal domain, score: 134.6, E(): 2.3e-37; HMMPfam hit to Ribosomal_S5_C, Ribosomal protein S5, C-terminal domain, score: 108.2, E(): 2e-29), whose translation is MAERGGFGRGRGGAGGRGRRGPRRGGKKEEDKEWVPVTKLGRLVKDGKIKSMEEIYLFSLPVKEFQIIDLFLPALKDEVMKIMPVQKQTSAGQRTRFKAFVAVGDFDGHVGLGIKCAKEVATAIRGAIISAKLSIVPVRRGYWGSHIAEPHTVPCKVSGKSGSVMCRLIPAPRGTGIVAAPASKRMLQMAGIQDCYTQSKGCTATQGNFLKATMAALAKTYQFQSPDLWNVIAPGLTPYDEHSSWLAIAAKKAANY
- a CDS encoding hypothetical protein (HMMPfam hit to Ras, Ras family, score: 235.0, E(): 1.4e-67), which gives rise to MSSSPNNRAIRRKLVIVGDGAAGKTSLLNVFAVGHFSESYEPTVFDNYVTEIELDGKPVQLALWDTAGQEEYERLRPLSYSKAHVILIAFAVDTPDSLENVTQKWIEEVRSICGKAIPVILVACKADLRDKAVANGTYSPERFTDHATGQRIADSIGAKGYFETSALQNRNVDAVFEAATRAAVLVRDAGHGGVGAPNGSFDAGGRKDWGREKEEKKFGCCVIA